Genomic DNA from Salvia miltiorrhiza cultivar Shanhuang (shh) chromosome 1, IMPLAD_Smil_shh, whole genome shotgun sequence:
cagcgctggtcttcttatgcgcccaaagaaatggaaattatttatctttgtcaacattcgataaacaagaaggaaatctaatttggaactacaattccaaagtcaaggggaAAATGGTTATCTCTGCtttcttataatattaaaactcttatgtcttcatgatttacagggattaaggaaaacagcacagcgctggctttaacaatacttggctggctgaacacgaagaatacccggttcaaccagaccaggggggagtagctgatgaggactgaaatatgcaccagcgctgtgcactatataatgggaacatttctatttatgcttatgattagtgttattattattaagctaaccagtgcaggtttaattgaagatttgggataataaaagaaataatagagCTTCCGGGGTAGTCAAGCAAGCATAGGCGATTCAGACCAAGgtcaatgtattaaaggggcttaagcccaGTTATCTTAGtaaatgggcttgaggccctagGGCTTATtgacatgcttataaatagagacttaggAGTGGGTTAGAAGGGGATCAtctcattattcattcatcTTTTGTAAAATGTAATACTCTCTCGATTATAGTGAAAAATCCCcaacaccccgtggacgtaggtcttctcgatcgaaccacgtaaattcgaTGTCGTTTACaactttctagtttaggtgttggtttctcgtttcaccaacacttataatgagacggagggaatactCATAATCCCTAAAGAACTATATAATGAAAATGAAGTCAAACGTAGTGTCAAACTAAAAACtgtaaaatgaaaatgaagTCAAACGTAGCGTCAAATTGttaatataaaaatagatatcAAACCAAggtttattatttgatttgaaaatGAAGATTAAAGTAGCTCGGCATCCATCTCATCTACAAAATGAACAAAAAAAGTCTTAATTTCTCCAAACCTCATACGTCACCATCCAAAAAATTTCACTAATTAAAAGACTGTTTCGATTAATTACAAAAGCTACTGCAGTCCTAATTACTATTTCATCACAGTAGCTGCAAAACTTAGGTTATCGAGatctaattcaattattaaatCTAGCTTACCCAATCTACCATACTACTCCATCTTTTAATTTCTCCAAATTGATGACAATAAGTGTTACAGCTGCCAAAGAGTATAGACCAAAACTTAAATTGTGTGCACTCTCTATCTGTTGAGACGGTGCAAATAACAAAAGCATTTATTATAGCATTCACTTTTACGTCAAAATtaggatttaaaaaaataaaaaaaaaaataagaagattggatttttatgaaaaaaatcaacaaaaatatttcACACACCGCACCAGTTAAATAACTTATTCATGTACATTTTAATGCCTTTCGTATATTAGCGGGAAATAATATCAATTCGGTGATATTTTGTGTAAATATTGTTTAAGCAGATCATGGGCGCTTTAATTTTCTAAATCTcagtaaaaatttatttttctctaaTTAACATCGGAACGACATTGTTTAGTGTTCATGTGGCACGAGAAAATTCTACGTAATTTTTGTAACGTGTATTTCTACAATGCCTTTCGATGTGATATTTCAATCTTATGATATAGATTAACATACTTTTGTGACACTTTTAATTGATGTGGTATTTCAGTTTAATGATATCAAAAATTATAAGTTAACATACGTGACATTATTTAAATAGtgagatatatttttttaaaaaatctatcTATGCAATAATTTGTAGTAAATTATGCAAAGGACAAATGTGACATGGATAAATCAGATATATATAACATGCACAAATTAAACCTATAAAATTGTTAGTGGAGTTTGGACTTGTGCCTTGGGAATTCCCAATATTCAATCATTAGGTACTTATTTCCACATAAATACTCAACCCATTTAAAGGTTTAGTTTATATATCACGTCCcttcttttattgttttatgTAACATGCATGCAGTTTATATGGAATGATCATACCGATTGCGGCACATTGTTATTTCGGaatttaataaatttcattTCCGTTCAAATTATGAACTGGCCATATTCATAATCAAAACAATCTTTATCCCATCTTGACAACTCATAATATATACATACTACACCTCCtttcattcaaattaaattcaaagcTATGAGGGAGGTATAATCAAGTATAATAGATAGGTGGCTAGCATAAGAAGAAGAGATATGGAGTATAAAAGAGACCAACTTCTCAATCTTATCTGTTTCATATTCAAATTAGATTCTTGAATTATTAAGAGCAAAATGTGCATTGCTGTGTTTATGTGGCAAAAACACCCTCTCTACCCTTTCCTTCTCCTCCTCAACAGGGATGAATACCACAATAGGCAAGTTTCCATGCATGCACACTTCCCATTCATTCCCAACAACCATTCTTGACTGCTTTGGTCATTTCATTTGTAGGGCTACGACGCCGGTCGGGTGGTGGGACGGTGGAGAGATCATCGGAGGCAAGGACGAGGTGGCCGGAGGCACATGGCTCGCCTCCTCCAAACAAGGCCGGCTCGCCTTCCTCACCAACGTCTTGGAGCTCCACACCCTCCCCGAGGCTAGAACTAGAGGAGACCTCGTTATCCGTTTCTTGAAGGTACATATGTCTTACACAAGTTTAACTTTTTAATgatatatttgtaatatttgGTGGAGCCCAAAACTAGAAGATAGATGGTCATCTGTTTTTATGATTTGGTTGTGGCGGGGCCAGAGCAAGAAGAGTCCAAAGGCGTTTGCGGAGGAGCTGGCGAAGGAGGCTGACCAATACAATGGGTTCAACCTCATTGTGGCCGATCTAGTCTCCAAATGCATGGTGTATATCTCCAATAGGCCTAAAGAGGCCCCTTTCTCCATTCAAGCGGTTCCTCCGGGCATCCACGTCCTCTCCAACGCCATGCTCGACTCCCCCTGGCCTAAGGTCAGACCTCTCAAGATATGCTCTTTTTTATTCTCTAGCTAGGAAAAAATGTGTTATGTTTTAACTAGCATGCATCAAGATCCGTGAGACCATACTGGCCTTTTTTGGAAGCTTAGGCGGAGCGGTTGGAGACGAGCTTCAAGGTGCAAGTTGATGGATATGGAGAGGGCGAGATCCCGGTGAAGGAGATGGTGGAGAAACTGATGAGGGACACCCAGAAAGCTGATGAAAACAAGCTTCCAAACATATGCCCACGCGATTGGGAGCACAATTTGAGCTCCATTTTTGTTGAAGTAGACACTCCATTGGTAATTATGTGATTCAAGATTGTTCagtatcatcatcatcatcatcatcatcatcatcatcattaaaCTGGTGAATTTTGTAGGGGAAATATGGGACTAGAAGCACGGCTGCATTGACTGTGAGAGCCAGCGGAGAAGCCAGCTTTTATGAGATATATTTGGAAGGAGAAAAATGGAAACAGCACACAATGAATTACTATATCCAGAAACTGTGAGAATTCCATAATTACCACAAAATTAAACAATTTGTAttcttacttttatttttatgattataGCATATCTTTCCTAATGTCTTCGAGCAAAACTGAAGTGGTAAATTAATGAGCGCTCCGCACACTTCATTTTTATTTGTAACAGCAATACATTGTACTTgctcataaataaaatcaagtgtACAAACGtacactttttattttattttattttctctctttttcttttctagaGGAATAGGTCACGTACACATTTATAAAACCAAAGTGTGCATGGTGAGAATTCTTGCATAAAATGTTCAACAGAGACGTCACATGACTTTGGTAGAAGtatataatttgtaaattgCATTGCATTTATATATTACCATAAATTAGATTAAAGTCTTAATTAGTTCAAGTACATAAACAGCTCTTATGTAATCAACCACTTTAGCATGAATTCCATAGCCAAAAGTACAGCACTGACTCCAAGCCACCTAAGTGCATAGCTGTCCTTCTATGATTCTATCAATAGAGTAAGAAGTAGTGCCATAATTTACTAGGCCAATTAATAATTACTAGCACTAAAATTTATTGGAATCACACCAAAAACCGATTAAAATATGAGGGTAAAATCTTCAAAATCCCAACAAATGCTAGAATGGCCCATTATTGCCAATTGGGACTTGCAAGGCGAGATATGCATAGTTTCTCATCTTAACTCAAGATCCAAATCCCTCTATACTCCATCGCCATGGCCCATGGTATCACAACTGAAAACTTTGGCACAATAATTTGGCAATTTAAAGAATTTAGCCACTTCAACGACACTCCCTAATTAAGCCACTCCAACCCAATAAAGGAATGAGAGCTAAAGGATTTGGACAAAAGACTCCAACTGAATTCTATGGATCGCATTTCACAAAATGCATATCATAAACtcttaattgataaaaaaacgAATGGTCTAATCATATCAAGAGAAATCCTATAAACACTCTAATCATACAAATCTTAACTGGGATGAAATCCACCATGAAGCAATCATCAACAATAGTAGATAGAAATGGAACagaatataaaaaaaaggaCAACAGAGCAACTACTAGGAAAACTAAGCTTCTCATTTAGATCTACCATAATAAGCATACACATAGTCTCAATAGTTAGCCAAAGTAACAAAGTTAATGCCATGTTATAAACTACTAATTCATGTCATTAGATCAAATGGTGGAGTATGGCCGCCTAAGCATATCAAGAAAAACATCCCACGCACACTAACAATCTCAATGTTAGTCTTGTCACAAAGTATTTGTCATCCCACTTCAATCATCATCTTCCTCCTACACCAAATTGAACAAAAATATTCTAGTCAGCATGattgaaaaatgtaaaattctCAATGATTGATAAGAGAACTGAACACTGTTCATATATAGACAACAAACCTCGCCACTGCCTtcctcatcttcatc
This window encodes:
- the LOC130995065 gene encoding uncharacterized protein LOC130995065; its protein translation is MCIAVFMWQKHPLYPFLLLLNRDEYHNRATTPVGWWDGGEIIGGKDEVAGGTWLASSKQGRLAFLTNVLELHTLPEARTRGDLVIRFLKSKKSPKAFAEELAKEADQYNGFNLIVADLVSKCMVYISNRPKEAPFSIQAVPPGIHVLSNAMLDSPWPKAERLETSFKVQVDGYGEGEIPVKEMVEKLMRDTQKADENKLPNICPRDWEHNLSSIFVEVDTPLGKYGTRSTAALTVRASGEASFYEIYLEGEKWKQHTMNYYIQKL